The nucleotide sequence CACGGGGATTCGTTACCCAAGCTGTCGCGGAATTTCGCATAAACGGTGTTCGTGGCATTGCTGTTGGTCAGAGTCCACGGGGCTGCAGCATTGTAAGCGACCCAGCTGCCCCCCGTACAGGCAGCCACCGAGCTCAGATACATTTCTGCGGCATCAGTGACGGAACTGTTCAAAGTTGCACTCAGAGAATTTGTTGCGGCATCACCATTATTCAGAGCCAAAGAATTCACCGTGGGTGCTGTGACATCGCGGTTGACGGTGGATGTGGCTGTGCGGGTGTTCCCGGCCGGGTCGGTATGGGTTGCTGATACCGCAACCGAAGTGCCTGACAACGAGCTCAGGTTCACAGACGTTGAATAGGTTCCGCCAGAACAGAGGACTTCGGCGCTCACGGATCCCGCGGTCACGGAAACATTGCGGCCCGTTTCAGAACAAGTGCCGCTGACTGTGTAAGAATTTTGATTCACAGATGTGATCGTAGTCAAAGCATTCAGGGTGATTGTCGGCGGCACCACGTCTTTGGTGATAGCCAGACGGTATTCCTTCGGTGTGCCGCCTGGGGCTGTGACGGTGGCGATCAAGTCACCGCTGTACAGGTTTGGCAAAGAGCTGAAATCCAGATTTTGTGTCCACTGACGGTCACTGCAGGTAAAGGTCAGCAGAGTGGAGGCTGCGGCGGAAAACTCGATCGAGGATCCCAGCAGACAGGTGCCCTTGAAAGGCGCTGTGGCCACGTTGCCTTCGTTGATGATGGACTGGGAAAGACTTTCGATGGAAAACGCGCCAAAGTAAGTGATTGGATTCGAACAGGAAGAAGAAGCCACACTGCCGTCTTTGGAAAGAACGAAGACCTTGAACGTGTACTCGACGCCATCTTCCGGAGTGAAGGTCGGCAGGTGAGATGTTTCAGCAGGACCGACGTTGGCGACCGGAAGGATCGGGGTGGCGCAAGAGTCGCCGCGGAAATAAAGCACCTGTTGTTCTTTGATGTCGGCTTTTTCAGGAAGGTTCCACTCGGCCTTAAGCAGGCCCTGCTGGCCCAGGGAATCGCTGTTCCATTTCAGGGTGGTGGGCGTGGAGTTTTCAGCCGCGATTTGCAGTTCCAGTGAACATCCGGTCAATACCATGAGGGAAAAGGCCAAAAGAAGCCTTTGGGCCCGGTGGATCAGATCGGTGGTGTTAAGAAACGTACAATTCATGTAAATTTCTTCGGGTTTCTGTGAGCGGAACTGAATCCCCAAGTTGGGGGAAAATGTTCAATAAACTGCTGGAAACACCAGCCTTTCCACCGGGTCCCCGCGGAAATAGGGGCTTTTCCGGGGGCAATTAAGATACAGCAATGACCGCGGATTTTCCGGCCTAAAATGAGAAATACTCTCAAATGACCTCAAAACCACTAAGTCCTCAAAAAGCTTGATTTCCCACACCTTTCACCCTAAAACAGACAGTCCGTATTTACGACTGTCTAAGGCAATGGTTAAGAGTCCTCCCTTTCGGGAAGAACGCCTTATCGGTGGAAGGTATCTAATATGAAAATGCGCACTCACTCTGGCGCTAAGAAGCGTTTGAAAGTTCTTTCAAGCGGTAAAGTTAAGAAAAAAAGCACTCGCATGCGTCACTTGAACTCTCACATGAGCTCTAAGACGAAAAGACAACTAGGCAAAACATCATACGTTGAAGACGCGAACATGCTTCAAGTTCGTCGTTGTTTGGTATTCTAGTTTTTTAAATTTTAAAATTAATGTCTTTCGGTGCCCGGCTAAGTCCGTGGCGTAATAGAGGTTCAAAATGGCTCGTGTAAAATCTGGTAAAACAAATCGTGCTCGTCACAAAAAAGTTCTTAAAAGAGCAAAAGGTTACTACTCTGCGGGTTCTCGCGCGTACATCCACGCGGTAGAGAAAAATGACCGTGGTATGGCTTTCGCTTACCGCGATCGCAAAGTTAACAAACGTAACTTCCGCACTTTGTGGAATCAGCGTATCAATGCAGCAGCTCGTTTGAACGGGACTACATACTCTCGTTTGATCGGTGGCTTGATTAAAGCTGGCATCCAAGTTGACCGTAAAATCTTGGCTGACCTTGCTATCAACGACGCAGCAGCATTCACTGCACTTTGCAAACACGCTTTGGCATAAGCCAAAGCTAAAAAGTACAGCAAAGCTCTGTTAAAGGAGCCTTAGCCCCATGGACGAGTCCAATAGTCAGTTTGAAAAAAGAAAGCGCGATCATATCAGGATTGCGCTGGATCCTAGGTCCCAGACCGATGGACAAAACGGATTGGACTCGATCACTTTGATTCATGAGGCTTTGCCTGATCTGAACTTTAAAGAGGTCGATATTTCGACCTCTTTCTTTTTTTCCGGGGAGTCCATCCCACTTTCTTCTCCGATCTTTATCTCTTCAATGACTGCGGGCCACGAAAAGGGGCGCGAGATCAATGAGGCATTGGCGCGTCTGAGTGACCGTCGTCAGATTCTGATGGGGGTTGGGTCTCAACGTCGTGAACTGGAAGATTCCAATGCTGCCGAAGAATGGGCCCGCGTGCGCAAACAAGCACCGAAGGCCCGCTTGCTTGGCAATATTGGAATCGCTCAGCTCATCAAGTCGCCGATTGATAAAATCCGCCGACTGATTGATTCCACGGAAGCCGTGGCTTTGTTCGTTCACCTAAATCCCTTGCAAGAGGCTTTGCAGCCCGAGGGCACCACCGATTTCAAAAACGGTCTGTCCGCCATTGAAAACCTGGTGAAACTGGCGGGTGTGCCGGTCATCGTAAAAGAAACCGGCTGTGGATTTTCTGTCGAAACTCTGAAGCGTCTTTCCAGCACCGGTATTTACGGAGTGGATGTCAGCGGCAAGGGTGGGACGCACTGGGGCCGTGTGGAAGGCTATCGTTCGGAAGAATCCGACATGCTTTATCACGTAGCCCAAACTTTCGCCAACTGGGGCATCAGCACGAAGCAAAGCATGCTGAACGCCATCGAAGCCCGAGTAGAGTATCAGCTCTGGGCATCGGGCGGCGTGAGAAACGGATTGGAAATTGGTAAACTTATGGCGTTGGGAGCTTCAAAGGTGGGGGTTGCAAAACCTTTCCTGGAAGCGGCTCTTCAGGGCGATGAGGCTCTTGAGAAACTTCTGACCCAGCTGGAAACAGAGTTGAAAGTAACGATGTTCTGCACGGGCAGCCGCAATCTGAAAGACCTCCAAAGCAAGAAGGTGATTCAATGACAAAACAACTTCAGGATATCTTTAAAGGTTTCTCCAAATTGTCTCGTGAAGAGCGTCTGAAAGCACTTAAAGAAGTCGGTGCATTGAACGAAGCCGAAGCTGACTATCTTGCCAAGGGCGGGTTGAAAGACACCTCTTTGGGTGAAAAATTCATTGAAAACGTGATCGGTTACTTCCAGCTTCCGCTGGGCGTGGTGACCAATATGCGCGTGGACGGCAAAGACTTTGTCGTTCCTATGGCGGTAGAGGAAACCTCTATCGTGGCGGCGTGCTCTAAAACGGCCAAATGGATCCGTGAATCCGGCTCTATCACAACGGAAGTTGTTGGTAACGAAATCATCGGTCAGATCCAATTGGCTAAAATCCGCAGCTTTGCGGATTTTGAAAAACAAATTCTGTCCCAGAAAAATTATCTGATCGAAGCGGCCAACCGCGAAGTGGCCTTCGGCCTGGTTCGTCGTGGCGGTGGAGTGCGGGACTTGCAAGTGCGCCGTGTGCCTCGCGGTGACGGCACAGATATGGCCGTGATCCACATCCTGATGGATCCGTGTGATGCCATGGGTGCCAACATCATCAATCAGGTGTGTGAATACCTGAAAGAGCCGATTGAACAGTTTACGGGTGAAAAAGTCACCATGTGCATTCTGTCCAATCTGGTGGATTCCAAAGTCACTCGCGCCGTTGTGCGCATTGATGACATTGATCCGGAATTGGCTGAAAAAATTGAAGAAGCTTCTTTGTTTGCACAAATGGACCCTTACCGTGCAGCCACCAATAACAAAGGTGTTCTGAATGGCATTGATCCGATCTTGATCGCGACGGGCAACGACTGGCGAGCAGTCGAGGCGGGCATTCATGCTTATGCTTGCCGTGATGGTCAATATCGTTCCATTACTCGCTGGTACCGTGAAGGCAAAAGTCTGGTGGGCGTGTTTGAAGCTCCGCTGGTTGTGGGCACCGTGGGTGGTGTGACGACTTTGCATCCGACAGCGATGCTTTCCATGAAAATGCTGGACACCAAATCTGCCAACGAATTGTCCCGTATCGTAGCGGCGGTGGGCTTGGTGCAGAATCTGGGTGCTTTGAAGGCCTTGACCACGGTGGGTATCATCGAAGGTCACATGAAGCTTCACACAAAGAATCTGGCTTTGGGAGCGGGGGCCGAGGAAAAAGAAATTCCTATGGTTCAAAAGAAGCTGGAAGAAATTCTGGCGATTCGCAAACGCATCTCTTTGAGCAATGCCATCGACGTTCTGAAAGAACTTCGTGCGGCTCAGAAAACCCCTGCGTCCACGACCCAACATCATTCCTAGGAGCGGACCTTGTCTTTGGTCTTCTCCGTTCCCGGAAAAACATTTATAGCTGGTGAATACCTGGCTCTGGCGGAAGGGCCGACGCTGTTCTTCTTGTCACAACCTTGCTTTGAAACGGAGATTTCCCGGGGCAAGGGTGATGTTCTGGGGATTCACCCGGACAGCCCGGCCGGTGTTTTCATGAGCAAACACCGGGGCTATTTCAGAAATTTCGATATCACATTCCGCGATGCTTATTCCGGCAAGGGCGGCTTTGGTGCCTCGACGGCGCAGTTCCTTTCTGTCTATGCGATGTGGCTTTATAAAGAGGCTCACCAAATGGACATGGAAAAGTACCTCGACTTCAAACACATGCTTGAAGTGTACTATCACGTGGCGTGGAACGGGCAGGGCCAGCGACCAAGTGGCGCGGACCTGGTGGCACAACTTAAAGGATCCATGACCTTCTTTGAAAAACGCCGCGGGATGATCTCGGTGGCCAGCTGGCCCTTTGATGATCTGGAGCTGTTGCTGGTGCATACCGGGAATAAGCTTGCGACGCATGAACACCTGCGCACGCTGCCGGTATTCCCGATCCACGGGCTTGAAAGGGCCATGGGAACAATTCGTGAAGCCTTCAACAAGGTCGACAGTGAGCAGTTCATCGGGGGTGTGAAAGCCTATGCCGACGAACTTTTGAAACTGAATTTCACCTGCGAGCCGACCCTGAAGCTTCTTTCCGATATCAGGCAACTTCCCGGCGTAAAAGCGGCCAAAGGCTGTGGTGCTTTGGGTGTGGATGTGATGGCGATCATTGTGGCCAAAGGGGAAACTGCCGGCATTAAAAACTACTGTGAAAGCAAGGGCCTGTCCGTGCTTTCTTCCTCTGATAAAATCTCGCTAGGACTTCAGGTCCGAGGAAGCCTATGAAACAAGTGACTGTATCTGCTCCATCCAATATCGCTCTTATCAAGTACATGGGTAAGATCGAGGGCACCGGCAATAAACCGACCAACGGTTCATTGTCCTACACTTTGGAAAACCTGCGCACCTACGTTCGTTTGACTGAAATCGAAGCGGGCGAAGACCAATGGAAACCGCTGGTGCGTGAAGACCTGCAAAAAATCGAGCTGTCTGAAAAAGGCCAGCAGCGCTTTATCAAGCACCTGCAAAATCTGAAAGACAAGTGGGGCGTAAAACAGAACTTTCTGATTGAATCCGCGAACAATTTTCCGTCGGACTGCGGTCTGGCAAGCTCGGCTTCAAGTTTTGCCGCTTTGACTTTGGCGGCAGCGGAAATGTTCCAGCAGATCCACCCACAGCCGTGGGGCACAGATAAAAAATATCTTTCTGAATTGTCCCGCCAAGGTTCGGGTTCTTCCTGTCGTTCTTTGTTCACTCCGTGGGCTTTGTGGCAGCATGAATACGCAGAACCGATGGCATTTGAAGTCAAAAACCTGCACCACATGGTGGTGATTGTGGAAGACTCCAAAAAAGAAGTCTCAAGCTCTGAAGCCCACAAGCTTGTGACCACAAGCCCGCGTTTCACGGGTCGTCCCGAGCGTGCGGAATTGCGCCTGAAAGACCTGAGCATGGCGTTGCAGTTTAACGACTGGCATATCGCACGCCAGATTGTCTGGGATGAATTCATCGACATGCACCGTCTGTTTGAAACCAGCACGCCGTCTTTCACTTATATGAACGATGGATCCAAAAAGGTTCTGGAAGATTGCCAGGCGTTTTGGAACAAATGGCAAGATGGCCCGTTGGTGACCATGGATGCCGGTGCCAACGTGCACTTGTTGTTCCGTCACGATCAGAAAAAACAATTCGCGCAGTACCGTGAGCATTTTGAAAAGGACTTCAAGGTCATGGCTTTTGAAGGTGTGAAAGACAATGTCCATTGATTTCACCTGCAAAGCCTTTGGTAAGTGCATTATCGCCGGTGAACACGCGGTTTTGCGTGGCGTGCCTGCGGTGGTGTTTCCCATCCAGTCCCGCAATCTGGATCTAAGCTATTCCCGTGGTGAGCAGCCCTTGGAGCTTCGCCTGGTCGGTGATCACGGCAAAGAATTGCAGCTGCTGGTGTGGGGTGTGCTTGAAAAGGCCTGCGAACTTAAAGGCATCAAACGCACAGATTTAAAAGGCACATTGTTGCTTGAATCCTCGATTCCAGTTGGCGCCGGTATGGGTGCTTCCGCCGCACTTTGTGTGGCTCTGACTCGTTGGTTGGGATATCTGGGGTACGTTGTTGAAGATGACTACTATGAATTCGCCCGCAATCTGGAAAACCTTTTCCATGGTGAATCCAGCGGTGTTGATATCGCCGTGGCATTAAGTGGTGAAGGTCTGCGCTTTGTTCGCAATGGTGAAAAGAAGCCTTTGACCCCGGCGTGGAAACCGCACTGGTATATCTCTTATTCCGGCAAACGCGGTGTCACCGTGGATGCGGTGAATAAGGTCAAGGACCTGCTTTTAAAAAATCCAGCCGTCGGTGAGCAGATCGATCAGCAGATGGCTGAAGCCGTCAGTATTTTGGAAACAGCCCTGAAGATGGACGAAAAAACCGGCTTGCCGGTATTGGCCAAAGCCCTGACCCTGGCAGGTGACTGTTTTGAAAAATGGGACCTGAACGAAGGTGAACCCGCAAAACACATCGCGTGGCTAAAATCCCAAGGAGCCCTGGCCGTAAAACCAACCGGTTCCGGCGGCGGTGGCTACGTCTTGTCCCTGTGGACCGCTCTGCCTCCGGCAGAAATCCAATCCCACCTGATCCCTTGTTAAAAGGTGCCTGGTTGTTTTTTCTGGCTACAAAGCGTTAGTATTGGATTAGATCACCAATCCTTCTAAGGCGGCGAGCATGAAGAAAGAGTCCGGCATTTCGCAAGCGTTGTCACAATTGCAGAAAGATGTTCAAAGTCAGGCGGACGCCAGTCGCGCCGTCGTCTTGCAAAGATTCTTTAAAACCGGAAAGGGCGAGTATGCCGAGGGCGATGTCTTTCTTGGCCTGACCGTTCCGCAAAGCCGTAAGATCGCCAAAAAGTATGCTTCCGCCCTTAGTTTAAAAGAGCTTGATAGTCTGATGAAGTCGCCAAATCACGAAGAGCGTTTGATAGCTCTGCTGATTTTGGTGTCTCAGTTTCAAGAGGCTTCTGAAAAAGAACAAACCCGTATCTTTAAGCTTTATATCAAGAATTCAAAACACGTGAACAACTGGGACCTGGTCGACACTTCAGCGCCTGCAATTATTGGTGGATACCTGCTAAATCGAGATCGTTCGGTTCTGAGGAAACTCGCGACTTCCAAGAATCTGTGGCAGCGCCGTATTGCCATGCTGGCGACTTTTCGTTTTATCTATAATGGCGAATCCACCGACACACTTAAGATTGCAAAGCTTCTGCTGAAAGACGAACACGACCTGATTCACAAGGCGGTGGGCTGGATGCTTCGGGAAATGGGTAAAAAAGTCAGCGAAGAAAAACTGCTGAAGTTTCTGGATCAACATGCGGCCAAAATGCCCAGAACGATGTTGCGCTATTCTTTGGAAAAGCTGTCTGCTGAAAAACGCAAACACTACATGAACAAATAAGATCAGGCGCAGATCATACCTGCGCCCACTGGATGGATTAACGGTGCTGACAAGAATAGCTGTACAGCGCGATGCTGCCAGCCACCGTGGCATTCAGGGATTCCACGCTTTGAGTGGAAACCGACAGACGCTGCAGGTTTTTAATCCCGCTAAAGCCCGGGCCCTCTTCGCCCAAAGCGATGCGCACGTTCTTTGGCCACTTGAAGTTCGCAACACTTTCGCCCTTCATGTCCAAAGCATAGATCTGATCGTTGTTGGAAACAAACTCAGCAAATTTGCCGATCTTAAACAACGGCAGTTTCAACAAAGCCCCCGCGGAAGCCTTGATCGCTTTCGGGTGGTATGGCGAGCAGCTTTCTTCGGTCAGAATCATTTTGCTCGCGCCAAAAGCCAACGAGGAACGCGCCAAGGCACCCAGGTTGGATGGATCTCCCAGTGGGGAAATCACTTCCAGGCCTTCGGCTTTAGCCGAAGTCAGCGGAGCGATCTCTTTCGGTTCCAGAACCA is from Bdellovibrio bacteriovorus str. Tiberius and encodes:
- the rpmI gene encoding 50S ribosomal protein L35, encoding MKMRTHSGAKKRLKVLSSGKVKKKSTRMRHLNSHMSSKTKRQLGKTSYVEDANMLQVRRCLVF
- the rplT gene encoding 50S ribosomal protein L20 encodes the protein MARVKSGKTNRARHKKVLKRAKGYYSAGSRAYIHAVEKNDRGMAFAYRDRKVNKRNFRTLWNQRINAAARLNGTTYSRLIGGLIKAGIQVDRKILADLAINDAAAFTALCKHALA
- the fni gene encoding type 2 isopentenyl-diphosphate Delta-isomerase, yielding MDESNSQFEKRKRDHIRIALDPRSQTDGQNGLDSITLIHEALPDLNFKEVDISTSFFFSGESIPLSSPIFISSMTAGHEKGREINEALARLSDRRQILMGVGSQRRELEDSNAAEEWARVRKQAPKARLLGNIGIAQLIKSPIDKIRRLIDSTEAVALFVHLNPLQEALQPEGTTDFKNGLSAIENLVKLAGVPVIVKETGCGFSVETLKRLSSTGIYGVDVSGKGGTHWGRVEGYRSEESDMLYHVAQTFANWGISTKQSMLNAIEARVEYQLWASGGVRNGLEIGKLMALGASKVGVAKPFLEAALQGDEALEKLLTQLETELKVTMFCTGSRNLKDLQSKKVIQ
- a CDS encoding hydroxymethylglutaryl-CoA reductase, degradative; amino-acid sequence: MTKQLQDIFKGFSKLSREERLKALKEVGALNEAEADYLAKGGLKDTSLGEKFIENVIGYFQLPLGVVTNMRVDGKDFVVPMAVEETSIVAACSKTAKWIRESGSITTEVVGNEIIGQIQLAKIRSFADFEKQILSQKNYLIEAANREVAFGLVRRGGGVRDLQVRRVPRGDGTDMAVIHILMDPCDAMGANIINQVCEYLKEPIEQFTGEKVTMCILSNLVDSKVTRAVVRIDDIDPELAEKIEEASLFAQMDPYRAATNNKGVLNGIDPILIATGNDWRAVEAGIHAYACRDGQYRSITRWYREGKSLVGVFEAPLVVGTVGGVTTLHPTAMLSMKMLDTKSANELSRIVAAVGLVQNLGALKALTTVGIIEGHMKLHTKNLALGAGAEEKEIPMVQKKLEEILAIRKRISLSNAIDVLKELRAAQKTPASTTQHHS
- the mvaD gene encoding diphosphomevalonate decarboxylase, whose protein sequence is MKQVTVSAPSNIALIKYMGKIEGTGNKPTNGSLSYTLENLRTYVRLTEIEAGEDQWKPLVREDLQKIELSEKGQQRFIKHLQNLKDKWGVKQNFLIESANNFPSDCGLASSASSFAALTLAAAEMFQQIHPQPWGTDKKYLSELSRQGSGSSCRSLFTPWALWQHEYAEPMAFEVKNLHHMVVIVEDSKKEVSSSEAHKLVTTSPRFTGRPERAELRLKDLSMALQFNDWHIARQIVWDEFIDMHRLFETSTPSFTYMNDGSKKVLEDCQAFWNKWQDGPLVTMDAGANVHLLFRHDQKKQFAQYREHFEKDFKVMAFEGVKDNVH
- a CDS encoding mevalonate kinase family protein translates to MSIDFTCKAFGKCIIAGEHAVLRGVPAVVFPIQSRNLDLSYSRGEQPLELRLVGDHGKELQLLVWGVLEKACELKGIKRTDLKGTLLLESSIPVGAGMGASAALCVALTRWLGYLGYVVEDDYYEFARNLENLFHGESSGVDIAVALSGEGLRFVRNGEKKPLTPAWKPHWYISYSGKRGVTVDAVNKVKDLLLKNPAVGEQIDQQMAEAVSILETALKMDEKTGLPVLAKALTLAGDCFEKWDLNEGEPAKHIAWLKSQGALAVKPTGSGGGGYVLSLWTALPPAEIQSHLIPC
- a CDS encoding DNA alkylation repair protein produces the protein MKKESGISQALSQLQKDVQSQADASRAVVLQRFFKTGKGEYAEGDVFLGLTVPQSRKIAKKYASALSLKELDSLMKSPNHEERLIALLILVSQFQEASEKEQTRIFKLYIKNSKHVNNWDLVDTSAPAIIGGYLLNRDRSVLRKLATSKNLWQRRIAMLATFRFIYNGESTDTLKIAKLLLKDEHDLIHKAVGWMLREMGKKVSEEKLLKFLDQHAAKMPRTMLRYSLEKLSAEKRKHYMNK
- a CDS encoding TrmH family RNA methyltransferase, with amino-acid sequence MIEISSKTNDHFRRWSDLSSARGIKKHSEFILMGEKLIEEFLENPNFRIKGEIVHEDLKSVTMTAPKLKGQRIPVFKLPKALFNEIDIVGTHYNLLVLEPKEIAPLTSAKAEGLEVISPLGDPSNLGALARSSLAFGASKMILTEESCSPYHPKAIKASAGALLKLPLFKIGKFAEFVSNNDQIYALDMKGESVANFKWPKNVRIALGEEGPGFSGIKNLQRLSVSTQSVESLNATVAGSIALYSYSCQHR